The Seriola aureovittata isolate HTS-2021-v1 ecotype China chromosome 2, ASM2101889v1, whole genome shotgun sequence genome has a segment encoding these proteins:
- the LOC130178952 gene encoding copine-9-like isoform X2 produces MFCTLGEIIGSTGSRLERTLSGIPGKKCGTIIFTAEELSNCRDIATMQLCANKLDKKDFFGKSDPFLVFYRSNEDGTFTICHKTEVIKNNLNPVWKSFTIPVRALCNGDYDRSVKVDVYDWDRDGSHDFIGEFTTSYRELSRGQSQFNVYEVLNPKKKGKKKKYVNSGTVTLLSFKAESEYTFVDYIRGGTQLNFTVAIDFTASNGNPSQPTSLHYMSPYQMNAYAMALKAVGEIIQDYDSDKLFPAYGFGAKLPPDGKVSHAFPLNSNTENSNCMGIDGVLEAYFQSLRTVQLYGPTNFAPVINQVARCAGEVTDGSQYFVLLMITDGVISDMAQTKEAVVNAASLPMSIIIVGVGPAEFDAMEELDGDEVRVSSRGRFAERDIVQFVPFRDYIDRSGNQVLSMARLAKDVLAEIPDQLLSFMKSRAIEPQPPPSSISDIPSMSTTTTTKTKERNMHV; encoded by the exons ATGTTCTGTACATTGGGGGAGATCATCGGCTCGACTGGCAGCAGGCTGGAAAGGACACTCTC gGGGATTCCTGGAAAGAAATGTGGAACCATCATCTTCACAGCTGAGGAGCTCAGTAACTGCCGG GACATAGCCACCATGCAGCTCTGTGCTAACAAGCTGGACAAAAAGGATTTCTTCGGCAAGTCTGACCCTTTCCTCGTCTTCTACCGGAGCAATGAGGATGGGAc GTTCACCATCTGCCACAAGACTGAGGTGATCAAGAACAACCTCAACCCTGTTTGGAAGTCTTTTACCATCCCTGTTCGAGCACTTTGTAATGGAGACTATGACAG GTCGGTCAAGGTGGACGTTTATGACTGGGACCGAGATGGGAG TCATGACTTTATCGGAGAGTTCACCACCAGCTACAGAGAACTGTCCAGAGGCCAAAGCCAGTTCAATGTCTACGAG GTTTTGAATcctaaaaaaaaaggcaagaagaagaaatatgtCAATTCAGGGACG GTGACTCTGCTGTCTTTCAAAGCAGAGTCAGAATACACGTTTGTTGACTACATCAGAGGAGG GACACAACTCAACTTCACTGTGGCCATAGACTTCACAGCATCCAATG GTAACCCATCCCAACCCACCTCACTGCACTATATGAGCCCGTACCAAATGAATGCATATGCCATGGCTCTAAAAGCTGTAGGGGAGATCATCCAGGACTACGATAGTGATAAACTCTTCCCAGCTTACGGCTTTGGAGCAAAACTTCCTCCAGATGGCAAGGTCTCCCACGCCTTCCCACTG AACTCAAATACAGAAAACTCAAACTGTATGGGGATCGATGGTGTGCTGGAGGCATATTTCCAGAGCCTGCGAACAGTTCAGCTGTATGGCCCTACCaactttgctcctgtcatcaaCCAGGTGGCccg ATGTGCTGGGGAGGTGACTGACGGCTCCCAGTACTTTGTGCTGCTGATGATTACAGACGGCGTCATCTCAGACATGGCTCAGACCAAAGAGGCTGTGGTTAAT GCAGCCTCCCTGCCCATGTCTATCATCATAGTAGGAGTGGGCCCTGCTGAGTTTGATG CTATGGAGGAGCTGGATGGGGACGAGGTCAGAGTGTCCTCCAGGGGACGCTTTGCTGAGAGAGACATTGTTCAG TTCGTACCTTTCCGGGACTACATCGACCGCTCAGGCAACCAGGTGCTGAGCATGGCTCGCCTGGCCAAGGATGTCCTTGCAGAGATCCCAGACCAGCTCCTGTCCTTCATGAAGAGTCGGGCGATCGAACCCCAGCCCCCGCCGTCCTCCATCTCAGACATCCCCTCAATGTccaccaccactacaaccaAGACCAAAGAACGCAACATGCATGTATGA